A genome region from Solirubrobacter pauli includes the following:
- a CDS encoding reverse transcriptase family protein, producing the protein MASSLSRRETARVLAGSFLGGEWELEAMAKRAGRALGRRVWHRRVAERTLRAYRHPPRDRPRELADFVFTLLDDVRLPPRLLREPVFHTEMAPGRWPVPRIDTLGDLADRLELEPGQLGWLADVRGLERTSTGKLRNYTYVRVPRRSGPPRVLERPKARLKEIQRWILRELLAWIPTHDAAHGFVKGRSAHTHAALHVGRKVVVRLDLEDFFAAVSAARVYGVFRTAGYPEAVAHTLTGLCTNVVPADESVPGHFRLARRLATPHLPQGAPTSPALANLAAHALDRRLTGLAREIGATYSRYADDLVLSADHHLRTPHAAVTELARDEGFTVNRGKTRTMGRGSRQVVTGIVVNAHPNVPRAEYDRLKAIIHRGDYDREHVLGRIAWIAAINPARAAKLRSSM; encoded by the coding sequence GTGGCATCGTCGCTGAGCCGTCGGGAGACCGCGCGAGTGCTCGCCGGCTCCTTCCTGGGCGGTGAGTGGGAGCTGGAGGCGATGGCGAAGCGCGCCGGACGCGCGCTCGGCCGCCGCGTGTGGCACAGGCGCGTCGCCGAGCGCACGCTGCGCGCGTACCGGCATCCGCCGCGCGACCGCCCGCGCGAGCTGGCGGACTTCGTCTTCACGTTGCTCGACGACGTCCGGCTGCCGCCGCGGCTCCTGCGCGAGCCGGTCTTCCACACCGAGATGGCGCCCGGTCGCTGGCCGGTCCCGCGGATCGACACGCTGGGCGATCTCGCCGACCGGCTCGAGCTCGAACCCGGCCAGCTCGGCTGGCTCGCGGACGTCCGCGGGCTCGAGCGCACGAGCACCGGGAAGCTGCGCAACTACACGTACGTCCGCGTGCCGCGGCGCAGCGGGCCGCCGCGCGTGCTCGAGCGGCCGAAGGCGCGCCTGAAGGAGATCCAGCGCTGGATCCTGCGCGAGCTGCTGGCCTGGATCCCGACGCACGACGCCGCGCACGGGTTCGTGAAGGGGCGCTCCGCGCACACCCACGCGGCGCTGCACGTCGGGCGCAAGGTCGTGGTCCGGCTCGACCTCGAGGACTTCTTCGCCGCCGTCAGCGCGGCGCGGGTGTACGGCGTCTTCCGCACCGCGGGCTATCCGGAGGCCGTCGCGCACACGCTCACCGGGCTGTGCACGAACGTCGTCCCGGCGGACGAGTCGGTGCCCGGCCACTTCCGGCTCGCCCGCCGGCTCGCGACGCCGCACCTGCCCCAGGGCGCACCCACCTCGCCCGCGCTGGCGAACCTCGCCGCGCACGCCCTCGACCGCCGGCTCACCGGTCTGGCCCGCGAGATCGGCGCGACGTACTCCCGCTACGCCGACGACCTCGTCCTCTCCGCCGACCACCACCTGCGCACCCCGCACGCCGCGGTCACGGAGCTCGCGCGCGACGAGGGCTTCACCGTCAACCGGGGCAAGACCCGCACGATGGGGCGCGGCTCGCGCCAGGTCGTGACCGGCATCGTCGTCAACGCCCATCCGAACGTCCCGCGCGCCGAGTACGACCGTCTGAAGGCGATCATCCATCGCGGCGACTACGACCGCGAGCACGTGCTCGGCCGGATCGCGTGGATCGCGGCGATCAACCCGGCGCGAGCGGCGAAGCTCAGGTCGTCAATGTGA